A genomic stretch from Anaerolinea thermophila UNI-1 includes:
- a CDS encoding LacI family DNA-binding transcriptional regulator: protein MAKKDGVTIKDVARHAGVSIAAASYALNDTGTISDATRQRVLKAAEELNYHPNAFARHLKKRKTHTIGVFITGFGGLFFEQILDGIHAVAVETQYDLIVCPSSRAVSKILTQRQVDGAIVFDTRIPNETLTRLASQRFPIVALDRFLKVDYFFPLLMDNVNGVRQVMAHLVEQGARRVNFVSGAGDSFDNRERMLTFMEEADKHGVQYRVYQGDFNEKSGYQAGLEMIQAQDVPDAVFCANDQMAIGLMRAFQEHGLRIPEDVGLVGFDDIVVAPLLTPPLSSVNMSRYQWGIRAARQLIDFLEEGKPITCQRMPTRLVVRRSSLISPSSRLKQEHHESTADHRTGTESLD, encoded by the coding sequence ATGGCTAAAAAAGACGGTGTGACCATCAAAGATGTGGCGCGGCATGCCGGGGTAAGCATTGCCGCGGCTTCCTATGCGCTTAACGATACGGGAACGATTAGCGATGCCACCCGTCAGCGGGTGCTTAAAGCCGCAGAGGAATTGAATTACCATCCCAACGCCTTTGCCCGTCATCTGAAGAAGCGCAAAACCCACACCATCGGCGTCTTCATCACCGGGTTTGGCGGTCTGTTCTTTGAGCAGATTCTGGATGGTATTCATGCGGTAGCGGTGGAAACGCAGTACGACCTGATTGTTTGTCCATCCAGTCGGGCGGTCAGCAAAATTTTGACTCAGCGCCAGGTAGATGGGGCAATTGTCTTCGATACCCGCATCCCAAACGAGACTCTGACCCGTCTGGCTTCGCAACGTTTTCCTATTGTGGCGCTGGATCGCTTCCTCAAGGTGGATTATTTCTTCCCCCTGTTGATGGATAACGTCAACGGTGTTCGCCAGGTGATGGCGCATCTGGTGGAGCAGGGCGCGCGGCGGGTGAACTTTGTCTCTGGCGCGGGCGATTCGTTCGATAACCGCGAACGTATGCTTACCTTTATGGAGGAAGCCGACAAGCACGGCGTGCAGTACCGCGTTTATCAGGGGGATTTCAACGAAAAATCCGGGTATCAAGCCGGCTTGGAGATGATTCAGGCTCAGGATGTGCCGGATGCCGTCTTCTGCGCCAACGATCAAATGGCTATCGGGTTGATGAGAGCCTTCCAGGAACACGGTTTGCGCATTCCCGAAGATGTGGGATTGGTGGGCTTTGATGATATTGTTGTCGCGCCATTGCTCACCCCGCCGCTTTCCTCGGTCAATATGTCCCGCTACCAGTGGGGCATCCGCGCTGCGCGGCAGTTAATTGATTTTCTCGAAGAAGGCAAGCCTATCACCTGCCAGCGTATGCCCACCCGTCTGGTGGTGCGCCGTTCTTCGCTGATTTCCCCTTCATCAAGGCTTAAACAGGAACATCATGAAAGCACAGCAGATCATCGAACAGGAACTGAATCGCTCGATTGA